TGAACCTGAGAACTGGGGGTCGACTGGCTGGAAGAACCCGAATATCCCTGTGAGGATGTCTGAGAAGAATTCGCCAACAACGAAGGTCCAGAGGAGGAGGCCGCCCACAACAAGGGCCGAGGATATGTAGCCATAGACGGGATGCGTCAGGAAGCTGTCAAGTCGCTCTGAGAAGGATGTGCTGATGTCAGTCTGTTCCTGGGCCCCTGAGGCTATCACGTTTGACAGAGCATATCTCTCTGATGTTATAACAGAGAAGGATGGTTCATTATGTATCCTTTCAACCTCCCCGGCGAGTCTTTTTGCAAGGTCCCTGACTTCACAGGGCATCATCTCTGTTATTTCAGGGTCATTTTCAAGGAGCTTTATAGCCACCCATCGCCTTGAGTATCCCTCAGGGAGTTCGGGGAGGTGCTCCATGAGTTCCCTTATTCCTGACTCAACTTCCTTCCCGTATTCTATTACATGGGGTTTTATATTTTTGTCTGCAGCTTCAAGGGTTTTCCTGAGAAGTTCCTGGAGTCCCTGACCCTTAACAGCCACCGTGGACACCACAGGGACTCCCAGGGCCTTTTCAAGTTTCTCCTCATCTATGACTATCCCCTTCTGTTTTGCCATGTCCACCTGGTTGATGCATATGACCATCGGCACTTCCATTTCAATTAGCTGGAGTGTGAAGAAGAGGTTCCTCTCAAGTACCGATGCATCCAGGACATTAACCACCACATCCGGTTTCTCCTTGATTATGAAGTCCCGGGATACTATTTCCTCCATTGAGTATGTTGAGAATGAGTATATGCCCGGGAGGTCTATTATGTGGATGCTGCGACCGTGGAACTGGAGATAGCCCTCTGCCCTTTCAACGGTTTTACCGGGCCAGTTACCGACTATCTGGTTGGATCCTGTCAGCTGGTTGAAGATCACGCTTTTACCCACATTTGCGTTCCCTGCAAGTGCAACGGTTATCTCTGATTTTTTCATGGAGGGCACCCTTCACTCTTCTTCTGTGTCTATGAATACATTGTCTGCTATGTCCCTTCCAAGGGCCACCCTTGAACTCCTGACCTCCACCTCAACGGGTCCGTTGAGAGGGGCCTTCTTGATTACCTTCAGTGGCACTCCTATGGTTATCCCCATGTCCATGAGCCTCCTAACGACCCTGTAATCTCCCCTTATGAAGGACACTCTTCCTGTTTCTTCTTCATCCATTTCCCTGAGGGATCTGAGTTTCTCATCCCTGCACCCTATCTCTTCGATGTCCGCGTCCTTCATTTCAAGGCATTCCTCGCAGGTGCTGAATTTGAAGTCACATGCGGGGATGGGGTTTTTATCGGGGCATTCCCCTGGTACGTTGAGAAGATGGCAGAGGGCCCTTTCAGCATCATCAGATAGGGAGTGTTCCATTTCACAGGCCTGTCTGTGTATCTTTTCCCTTTTTATTCTAAGTATGTCATGGAGGAACCTTTCAAGTATCCTGTGTTTTCTTGTCATCCTGCGGGCTACCCTGTATCCCCTCTCGGTCAGCACGGCTCCTCTGTAGGGTGAGTATTTCACATATCCCTCGGAATCCAGTTTTTTGAGCATCTGGGTGACACTGGCGGGTGCTATGTTCATTGTTCTTGATATCTCCGTGGTACTTGCAGTCCTTCCAGATTCAATGAGCCTGTAAATGGTTTCAAGGTATTCCTCTATACTTTCACTGAGATGCTTCATTAGGTTCACCTAAATCCCTGATGTTGATTTAGTTGAACCTAATTCAATATAAATCTTTCTAAATATGGTTAATCTAAAAAATAAAGGGGGAGTTTGGAAAGGATATTCATGTTGGGAGCACGTTCCTTCCATAGGCTTCGTTGATGACCTCTGCAAGGCCAACGTACATGGCAGCAGCACCCGTGAATATCCCCTCATAACCTGCAACCATTGTTATCATGGCTGAACCTGTGATTTCACCGGCTGTAAGCAGGAAGAACAGGATGGCAAGGCTTATGAATATCACCTGTATTCCCCTTTTGAGTTTGAGTGTTGCGATGAACATCGCCAGCGTGAAAAGGCCCCACATGAATAGGTAAGCTGCCATTGAGGTGGGGTCTGCTGCGGCCGCCGCCGTACCAGTTGTCTCAATGAACCTGATGTTCGGTATCATCAGTAGGAGTACCAGTGACCACCAGAAAAGTCCATATGAACCGAAGGCCACGGTCCCGAAGGTGTTACCCTTCCTGTACTCCATTACACTTGCAAGTATCTGGGCTATACCCCCGTAGGCAAACCCCATTGCAATTATCATGCTGTTTATGGGAAAAAGACCTGCATTGTGCAGGTTCAGCAGTACAGTGGTTATACCGAACCCAAGAAGCCCGAGGGGAGCTGGATTGGCGGTTCTGTCAGATATAACCACTTCTTTATCTGTCATTGTTTTTCACCTATGCATTTTACCATTTAAACTAGACATGGAACCTTACTCCTCAAGTGTTGAGGTATCTCCAGGGTCCCTGCCCTCCTCTCTTGCCCTGAGGATTCTCCTCATTATTTTCCCGGACCTTGTTTTTGGAAGCTGTTCAACCTGGACCATTTCACCTATAACCGCTACCGGTCCAAGTTCATGGCGCAGGTGTCTCTTCAGTTCCTCTATGAGGGCTGCGTTCAGCTGATGACCCTTTTTAAGTATAAGGAAGGCCTTTATAACCTCCCCCTTAATAGGGTCTTCCTTTCCTATAACAGCTGCCTCTGCAACTGCAGGGTGGGCTACAAACACTGATTCAACCTCTGCGGTGCCTATCCTGTGACCTGCTATGTTAAGCACGTCATCTGATCTTCCCTGGATCCAGATGTAACCGTCCTCGTCCTTTCTTGCCATGTCACCCGCGGTGTAGACCCCTCCGGGGATCTGTTTCCAGTAGACGTTTATATACCTCTCTTCATCGTTGAAGAGTGTCCTGAACATTGCCGGCCAGGGCTTCTTGATTACAAGGAATCCGCCCTTACCCAGGGGGACGGGTTTACCGTTTTCATCAACTATGTCTGCCTCTATACCCGGCAGTGGCTTTGTGACCGATCCTGGTTTCAGCGGTGTTACGGGAAGCGGTGCTATGAGGTGCATTCCTGTTTCTGTCTGCCACCAGGTGTCTATTATGGGGCATCTTTCCCTTCCAATGTTTTTGTAGTACCAGATCCATGCCTCGGGGTTTGTGGGTTCCCCCACGGTTCCGAGGATCTTCAGTGATTTGAGGTTGTACTTCCTGGGGTGTTTATCACCGAACCTCATGAGGTGCCTTATTGCGGTGGGTGCTGTGTAGAACTTGGTGACACCGTACCTTTCAACTATACTCCACCACACCCCTGGGTCAGGGTAGTCGGGGGCTCCCTCATAGAGTAGTGTTGTTGTTCCAAGGAGCAGGGGTCCGTAGACAACGTAGCTGTGTCCTGTGATCCATCCAATATCTGCCGTACACCACCAGAGGTCCCCGTTGTGGATGTCAAAGGTCATCTGGAGGGTTGATGCAACACCGACCATGTATCCCCCTGTTGTATGGAGGACCCCCTTTGGCTTGCCTGTGCTCCCTGATGTGTAGAGTATGAAGAGGGGGTCCTCTGCATCCATTTCCTCTGTCTCGCACTCGTCATCCTCCCCCTCAATGAGTTTATCGAAGAGCATTTCACGGCCGCTTATATCTGACATTTCAATTTCGATGTCAGTGTGTTTCACGACAACCGTTGTTTCAATGGTGGGGCACTGCAGTATTGCCTCGTCCACTATTGGTTTTAATTTGATTACCTTGCCCCTCCTGTAGGTTCCATCTGCAGTTATGATTATCTTGGCCTTTGCATCGTTGAGGCGCTCCACCAGGGCACCGACACTGAGGCCTGAGTATATGACGCTGTGCACAGCTCCGATCTTTGCACATGCAAGCATTGATATTACGAGTTCCGGGCACATGGGCAGGTACATTGCCACCGCATCGCCCTTCCTGATCCCGAGCCTTTTAAGCACGTTCGCGGTCCTGTTGACCTCACGGTGGAGTTCATAGTAGGTGAGTTTCCTTTCCTCACCCCTTTCATTCACGTAGAGGATGGCGACCTGGTTTCGTTTGTCGGTTTCGATCCATCTGTCAACGGCGTTGTGTGTCATGTTGGTTTTGCCGTTGACGAACCACTTGTAGAATGGCTTGTTGCTTTCATCAAGGACCATGTCCCACTTTTTGAACCAGTCAAACATTCTGGCCTTTTCTTCCCAGTATTTCTCATGGTCCTTTCCCTTTTCGATTTCAGCCTCCCAGTTTTTTATGTGGGCCTCCTCCACTATGGTGTAGTGGGGCTTGAACACCCTGTCTTCTTCCAGGAGAACTGAGGTATCCTTTGACATTTTTCATACCGCCATTGTTTCTTAGATGGTAGTAAGTTCTTCCAGACTTATATATTTTACTATTATTAATCATGATAGATAGGTAATTAATCATGATATATAATATATATTTAAACTTTTTTATTAATTACATCTAAAAATTAAGGGTGTTACATCATGGGGGGCATTCCGCCCATGCCTCCCATTCCACCCATTCCTTCCATATCATCCTCATCCTTTGAGGATACATCGAAGCCCCTGGCAGCGATCATATCATCGATACGGAGGATCATTTCAGCTGCTTCGGCTGCAGACTGTATAGCCTGTTTCTTGACCCTCTGGGGTTCAAGGACACCCTCCTTTTCCATGTCAACAACTTCACCGTTGAAGACATCGAGTCCCATGTAGGGTGATTCCTCATGGGCTGCCCTCAGGTCCACCAGTATGTCGATGCTGTCAAGACCCGCGTTTTCTGCGAGGGTCTTTGGAACTATTTCAAGGGCGTCTGCAAAGGCGGATACTGCAAGCTGCTCCCTTCCACTTATGGTTTCAGCGTATTCACGGAGTTCCCTTGCTATTTCAACTTCAGGTGCTCCTCCTCCAGCCACAACATGCCCGTCCTCAAGTGTTGCTGATACAACGCCTATAGCATCTTCAAGGGCCCTCTCCATCTCCTCTGCAACATGCTTTGTGCTGCCCCTGAGGATTATGGATATGGCCTTGGGGTCCCTGCATTTTTCAACGAAGGTAAGGACATCGTCGAAGATCTTCTTCTCATAGACAACTCCGGCCTCTCCAAGGTCCTCCTCGGTGAGGTCTTCTATGTTTGTAACGAGCCTTGCACCTGTGGCCTTTTCGATGCGCTTGATATCGGACTTCTTAACCCTCTTGAGGGCCATTATACCCTGACGTGAGAGGTAGTGGAGTGCAAGGTCATCGATGCCCTTCTGGCAGAAGACGACGTTGGCACCGGTGCTGACTATCTTGTCAACCATGTCGCGGATCATCTGTTCTTCCTGTTCAATGAAGGCCTGCATCTGTGATGGGTCGGTGAGCCTGATCTTTGCATCAGTTTCAAGGTCCTTAACCTCTATTGGATACTTCAGGAGGGCTATTTTAGCGTTTTCAATCCTCTTTGGCATTGAATTATCTGCCCTTGCCTTGTCTATCACTATACCGTTTACTATTCTTGACTCGTTGACTGAGGCTCCCTGTATCCTCTGGATGTTGATGTTGTCCTTGTCCATTTCACCGTCCTCTTCAACCTGAAGAACTGCCTCGACAACGAGTTCTGCAAGTTTATCCTTAGCCCTCTCTGAACCCTTACCGGTCATGGCTGTCACCGCAACCTTCCTGAGGGTTTCCCTGTCACTGGCCTCTATTGATATCCTGTCAAGTATCTCCTGAGCCTTCAGTGCTGCCTGCCTGTAACCCAGCGCTATTATTGTCGGGTGGACACCCATCTCGATGAGGTTTTCAGCCTCCTTCAGGAGTTCCCCGGCTATTATGACTGCTGTGGTTGTCCCGTCACCCACCTCGTCTTCCTGGGTCTTGGCGACCTCCACCAGCATTTTTGCTGCAGGGTGGGAGATGTCCATTTCCTTCAGGATTGTAACTCCATCATTGGTAATCACGATGTCCCCGAGGGAGTCAACCAGCATCTTGTCCATACCCTTGGGTCCAAGGGTTGTTCTCACGGTCTCTGCAAGGATCTTACCTGCAAGTATGTTGATCCTCTGGGCTTCTTTTCCAACGTAACGGCTTGTATCCTGGGGTAATATTAATATGGGCTGCTGTCCCTGTGCCATTCAATCACCTCTTGAATAAATAAAGTATGCAATTATCCATGGGTTTGAGGTTCTATAAATAGTTTGTGCAGTTATGGTCTGTGGTTTTAGGGGTGCAGTGATTTTTCATGGATTCCTGCTTAATGTATTGATCAGGGGTTTGAGATGGTTTAATATGTGGTTCAGCTCCATTAAATAAAAAAATAAAGATTTTTAATTAATTTTCGGTCTCATGAAGGAGAGGGTCACTGGTTGGGGAATATCCTGGGGAGGAACGTCTGACAGAAGTCGGGTGTGAGCTTTGAGGTCTCATGTTCAAGCTTCTCAACGATCTCCTTCTCGATTTCAGGCGTCCTTGTTGCCTCAACAGAGAACCGCTTATCATCAATGAGGACCCTGAGGGATTCGGTGCCCATTGTCATCTCAAATTCAACTGTGTTTCCCATCTCCATGTCACGGAGTATATCCTCCATGATATCATCTGACAGTTTCAGGAGCTTCCTACCCTCCGGTTCATAGACATTCCTTGATGTTCTGATCCTCTTTATATGGACGGGTGCACAGCCCTCTTCCCTTATGGTCTTCCTCACGGTCCAGAACAGACTCACCACTATCTTCTTCTCAGGGTCGTGGCTACCTTTAAATTCAACGGTCTCCATTCAAATCGCCTTCATCTCCTTTATCCTGGCCCCTATATTTTTACCTATCTCGTAGCAGCGCTCAAGTTCATCCTCGCCAGGCACATAGTTGACCTCAACCGTCTCAGCAACCTCAAAACCGGTTGAGGAGAGTTCATCTGTGAGTGCCTTCACGGCACCGCCTCCCCATCCCCTGGACCCGAAGACAACTGCAAGTCTTTTAATTCCTGTCCTGTCGAATGACAAACCCCTTAAATAGTACATGATGTCTCCGAGGCTCGGGAAGGGTCCGTTAAACATTGTGGGGCTTCCGATGAAGACGGCCCTGCTTTCAAGTATATTCTTCACGATTTCACTCCTCTCATCATCATGGAGGAAGTGCATCACAACATCTATCCCTTCTGCCATGAGTCCCTCTGCAAGGGCATGTGCAAGCATCCTTGTTGAGTAGTGCATGGTATCGTAGATTATGGTTGCCTTCTCAGGGCATTTACCCGTGGCCCAGTCTGTGTATGCTCCGATCACCTTCATGGGGTCCGTCCAGATCTGTCCATGGGATGGTGCAATCATCCTTATCTTCTCAAGGAGTCCCAGTTCCTTTACTTCACCGAACTTCCTGAGGACAAGGGGTGACAGCGGTGTCAGGAGGTTTGCATAGAACTTTGAAGCCGCATCCATTAGCACATTCTCAGGAACATCCCGGTCGAACCTTTTGCTGATGCAGAGGTGCTGTCCAAATGCATCATTGGAGAAAAGAACCCCATCCTCTGCCAGGAAGGTGAACATGCTGTCTGGCCAGTGGAGCATGGGTGCCTCAAGGAAGGTGAGGGTTTTCCTGCCAAGATCCACAGTGTCTCCCGTCTTAACGGTTCTGAATTCAATGTCCTTCAGCTGATGATAATGCCACCTTAAACCCTCCGCCGCCTTTTCTGTGCAGATTATCTCGGGTTCATATTTCCTCAGGACCTCTGGAAGGGAGCCGCTGTGGTCCCTTTCAACGTGGTTCTGCACCATCACGTCTATCCTTTCTTCCAGCCCTTCCCTTCTAAAGGCGTCCTTTATCCTTCCGAACATCTGTGCTGATGTTCCAGGGTATGTGTTGTCTATCAGGGCAACCCTTTCTTCTCCAAATACAAGGTAGACGTTGTAGGTTGTACCGCCCAGGGTGTAGCCATGGTAACTGCGGATATCCCAGTCCATGACACCAACCCAGTAGACACCGTCTGCAATCTTGACTGCATCAGCCTTCATATTATACACCGGCATAATTTATGTTGGAGCTTTAATATTAACATTGCTGCTGGGATTCCTGCCTTGGAGGGTAGTTTACCATTAATCTCCGATGTCTTTAAGTGCAATCACCTTGAATTCGCTGCAGCTTCAGGTTTCGCCATCAACCTCTCGAATCTTGACCTTATATGATGGTAGCCCTTTGTATAGAAGGGGCAGTTTTCTATGCAGAATGTGCAGCCCTGACTGCACCCTATACACCTCTCATCCATCAGAACCACACTGGAGCTGCAGCATCCTTTAAACTCAATGAGGGCCTCCTCTGGGCATGCCCTGATGCACTTGCCGCACCTTTTACAGTATTCGGTTATCCATTCATGTTCGTTATCATCCTTCAGGGGGAGGCTGGCTATGCTTGTGATTATGGCTGAAACCTTCTGGGCCGGACCTGATTCAGGGGTTATGAGGAGGCCGCTGTGGCCTTTAAACCCAATCCCTGCCCTCTGGGCCATCAGTGTGAGGTTGAGGATTCCGCTCATTGGGTGTATGGCCTCTGCAAAGTACCCCCTTTCCCTGAGGTAATCTGCAAGTCTGAAGGTCATCTCAGCCAGCCTGTCATAGAGGCTGCTGTTTAGCCTCTGGGCCTCTTCACCGGGCGCTGTTTTTATAAGCTCTTCATCCATTTCAGCGGTAAGTACTATGGCATTGGGGTACTGGATGAACCTTTCAGCAATGACCACATCAGGGGTAACAAGGGCGTATCCGACCTTTTTAATTCCCAGTGAACCTGCATATTCTTCAAACTCTTTAAGGAATCCTTCATCCACCAGTACGGAGGGTTTTGATGGGTTTGGAATCCTGCACTGGTCCCTGTATTCTATGAATCCGCATCCACATTTACTCTTTGAATCATCCTTCTGTGGGTCACTGTTTCCACAGCAGCTTCCATTTTTCATGCTATCACCATCATTTAATTCAACTAACTATCCATATATCTAAATTTATAAATATATGTGTTACCGACACCCCATTTTAGTGTTCTGAAAAATCAGAAAGATGGTTTATCAAGTGATCCTTTTCAGGTCACATCAATCTTCTATTTCATATTCAAATTCCCAGAAGGGAGTGCCCTCTGCCTCCACGCACCTCAGGTGTTCTATTTCATGGGCCACACCGTAGGCGCCTGAACCTGTGAACTCCAGCGGACCCTCTATCCTCTTGAGCCTTATTTTAAGGTCCAGGGGGTCAAGAACAGCCCTCAGTATGTAGTCACCATCCACCAGGACACGGTAGGGCCTTTTAACAAGTTCCCTTTCATTTCTTGAGCTGCACTTCTCAAGCCGGTAGACCGTTCCCTCCTCCCTGAGCACCGATGGATT
The sequence above is drawn from the Methanothermobacter wolfeii genome and encodes:
- the feoB gene encoding ferrous iron transport protein B, with protein sequence MKKSEITVALAGNANVGKSVIFNQLTGSNQIVGNWPGKTVERAEGYLQFHGRSIHIIDLPGIYSFSTYSMEEIVSRDFIIKEKPDVVVNVLDASVLERNLFFTLQLIEMEVPMVICINQVDMAKQKGIVIDEEKLEKALGVPVVSTVAVKGQGLQELLRKTLEAADKNIKPHVIEYGKEVESGIRELMEHLPELPEGYSRRWVAIKLLENDPEITEMMPCEVRDLAKRLAGEVERIHNEPSFSVITSERYALSNVIASGAQEQTDISTSFSERLDSFLTHPVYGYISSALVVGGLLLWTFVVGEFFSDILTGIFGFFQPVDPQFSGSVTSIIWNGAFGGVVAGLTLVIPFVIPFYLMLSYIENSGLLTRVAFMMDAFMRKIGLHGKALIPLILGYGCSVPAIDSTRILETQRERLLAAFAISFAPCAARTILILGLVALFVNVWWAIGLYALDLLIIFIMGKFALKALPGETTGLIMEMHALKMPSFRVIARQTWTRTKSLIYLVFPIYIVGSALIQVLYAFGVLDPISSFMAPLTVGWLKLPVFAGILLILGAVRKEFILLGLVSLVGTNIGAALTAQQILVLTLVGMLYFPCLSTIAILAREFGWKSTSVITLANLGSAILIGGIFARILPFIL
- a CDS encoding metal-dependent transcriptional regulator, yielding MKHLSESIEEYLETIYRLIESGRTASTTEISRTMNIAPASVTQMLKKLDSEGYVKYSPYRGAVLTERGYRVARRMTRKHRILERFLHDILRIKREKIHRQACEMEHSLSDDAERALCHLLNVPGECPDKNPIPACDFKFSTCEECLEMKDADIEEIGCRDEKLRSLREMDEEETGRVSFIRGDYRVVRRLMDMGITIGVPLKVIKKAPLNGPVEVEVRSSRVALGRDIADNVFIDTEEE
- a CDS encoding acetate uptake transporter, with the translated sequence MTDKEVVISDRTANPAPLGLLGFGITTVLLNLHNAGLFPINSMIIAMGFAYGGIAQILASVMEYRKGNTFGTVAFGSYGLFWWSLVLLLMIPNIRFIETTGTAAAAADPTSMAAYLFMWGLFTLAMFIATLKLKRGIQVIFISLAILFFLLTAGEITGSAMITMVAGYEGIFTGAAAMYVGLAEVINEAYGRNVLPT
- the acs gene encoding acetate--CoA ligase, with the protein product MSKDTSVLLEEDRVFKPHYTIVEEAHIKNWEAEIEKGKDHEKYWEEKARMFDWFKKWDMVLDESNKPFYKWFVNGKTNMTHNAVDRWIETDKRNQVAILYVNERGEERKLTYYELHREVNRTANVLKRLGIRKGDAVAMYLPMCPELVISMLACAKIGAVHSVIYSGLSVGALVERLNDAKAKIIITADGTYRRGKVIKLKPIVDEAILQCPTIETTVVVKHTDIEIEMSDISGREMLFDKLIEGEDDECETEEMDAEDPLFILYTSGSTGKPKGVLHTTGGYMVGVASTLQMTFDIHNGDLWWCTADIGWITGHSYVVYGPLLLGTTTLLYEGAPDYPDPGVWWSIVERYGVTKFYTAPTAIRHLMRFGDKHPRKYNLKSLKILGTVGEPTNPEAWIWYYKNIGRERCPIIDTWWQTETGMHLIAPLPVTPLKPGSVTKPLPGIEADIVDENGKPVPLGKGGFLVIKKPWPAMFRTLFNDEERYINVYWKQIPGGVYTAGDMARKDEDGYIWIQGRSDDVLNIAGHRIGTAEVESVFVAHPAVAEAAVIGKEDPIKGEVIKAFLILKKGHQLNAALIEELKRHLRHELGPVAVIGEMVQVEQLPKTRSGKIMRRILRAREEGRDPGDTSTLEE
- the thsA gene encoding thermosome subunit alpha; amino-acid sequence: MAQGQQPILILPQDTSRYVGKEAQRINILAGKILAETVRTTLGPKGMDKMLVDSLGDIVITNDGVTILKEMDISHPAAKMLVEVAKTQEDEVGDGTTTAVIIAGELLKEAENLIEMGVHPTIIALGYRQAALKAQEILDRISIEASDRETLRKVAVTAMTGKGSERAKDKLAELVVEAVLQVEEDGEMDKDNINIQRIQGASVNESRIVNGIVIDKARADNSMPKRIENAKIALLKYPIEVKDLETDAKIRLTDPSQMQAFIEQEEQMIRDMVDKIVSTGANVVFCQKGIDDLALHYLSRQGIMALKRVKKSDIKRIEKATGARLVTNIEDLTEEDLGEAGVVYEKKIFDDVLTFVEKCRDPKAISIILRGSTKHVAEEMERALEDAIGVVSATLEDGHVVAGGGAPEVEIARELREYAETISGREQLAVSAFADALEIVPKTLAENAGLDSIDILVDLRAAHEESPYMGLDVFNGEVVDMEKEGVLEPQRVKKQAIQSAAEAAEMILRIDDMIAARGFDVSSKDEDDMEGMGGMGGMGGMPPMM
- a CDS encoding FprA family A-type flavoprotein, with translation MKADAVKIADGVYWVGVMDWDIRSYHGYTLGGTTYNVYLVFGEERVALIDNTYPGTSAQMFGRIKDAFRREGLEERIDVMVQNHVERDHSGSLPEVLRKYEPEIICTEKAAEGLRWHYHQLKDIEFRTVKTGDTVDLGRKTLTFLEAPMLHWPDSMFTFLAEDGVLFSNDAFGQHLCISKRFDRDVPENVLMDAASKFYANLLTPLSPLVLRKFGEVKELGLLEKIRMIAPSHGQIWTDPMKVIGAYTDWATGKCPEKATIIYDTMHYSTRMLAHALAEGLMAEGIDVVMHFLHDDERSEIVKNILESRAVFIGSPTMFNGPFPSLGDIMYYLRGLSFDRTGIKRLAVVFGSRGWGGGAVKALTDELSSTGFEVAETVEVNYVPGEDELERCYEIGKNIGARIKEMKAI
- a CDS encoding 4Fe-4S binding protein — protein: MKNGSCCGNSDPQKDDSKSKCGCGFIEYRDQCRIPNPSKPSVLVDEGFLKEFEEYAGSLGIKKVGYALVTPDVVIAERFIQYPNAIVLTAEMDEELIKTAPGEEAQRLNSSLYDRLAEMTFRLADYLRERGYFAEAIHPMSGILNLTLMAQRAGIGFKGHSGLLITPESGPAQKVSAIITSIASLPLKDDNEHEWITEYCKRCGKCIRACPEEALIEFKGCCSSSVVLMDERCIGCSQGCTFCIENCPFYTKGYHHIRSRFERLMAKPEAAANSR
- a CDS encoding RimK/LysX family protein, with product MTGTEKPLDHADLKKLLRFSLTEKKVIQELGIPGEAFIPLLFSIRFGGDWSLAEKTGRFMAIKEKVTRFDEEEMVGRTLEIVYLFLNPSVLREEGTVYRLEKCSSRNERELVKRPYRVLVDGDYILRAVLDPLDLKIRLKRIEGPLEFTGSGAYGVAHEIEHLRCVEAEGTPFWEFEYEIED